In the Oncorhynchus gorbuscha isolate QuinsamMale2020 ecotype Even-year linkage group LG05, OgorEven_v1.0, whole genome shotgun sequence genome, one interval contains:
- the LOC124036431 gene encoding proteinase-activated receptor 3-like isoform X2 — protein sequence MANLLSGILFCLLVGLSLQDNEKKLKTKRTVPDVLKPKTFKGREYQSNCTAETGPPSLVPLSPGLDVRLEDPAAAYTTGLLSTRLIPSAYLLAMAVGIPSNAFILAFLRLRARSYSMAVLYLSLALSDLLLLLSLALRIHYHLNGNNWVFGEVACRIVTACFYCNVYCSAHTIACISLKRYLAVVRPFLYSRLPKKAWTLGASLGMWGLFGAAVVPELLVRQSFLLPRMGLITCHDILPLEEDSHALLVPYRLTLVCLGFLVPFVTCAWTHVAVVWHLVRSGLDWTPFIRVSTLVFLIFTVCFAPSGILHIAHYVRLSTSGEDGMYVYTSAAVCLCCFHSCLDPFLCVLMSRTTASRLRFASLRRTPQRLAVPV from the exons atgGCAAACCTACTATCTGGGATACTCTTCTGTCTGTTGGTAGGACTCTCTCTCCAGGACAATG AGAAGAAACTCAAGACAAAAAGAACGGTCCCAGATGTGTTGAAACCAAAGACGTTCAAAGGCAGGGAATACCAGTCCAACTGTACAGCTGAGACAGGGCCCCCCAGCCTGGTCCCTCTGTCCCCTGGGCTGGATGTGAGGCTGGAGGACCCTGCAGCAGCCTACACCACGGGGCTCCTCAGCACCAGGCTCATCCCCTCAGCCTATCTCCTGGCCATGGCAGTGGGCATCCCCTCTAACGCTTTCATCCTGGCCTTCCTGAGGCTCCGGGCCAGGTCCTACTCCATGGCTGTCCTCTACCTGAGCTTGGCCCTCTCCGACCTGCTCCTTCTGCTCTCCCTGGCCCTCCGCATCCACTACCACCTCAACGGAAACAACTGGGTGTTCGGCGAGGTGGCCTGTCGCATCGTCACCGCCTGTTTCTACTGCAACGTCTACTGCTCTGCCCACACCATCGCGTGCATCAGCCTCAAGCGCTACCTGGCTGTGGTGAGGCCCTTCCTCTACAGTCGGCTGCCCAAGAAGGCCTGGACGCTGGGGGCAAGCCTGGGCATGTGGGGCCTGTTTGGAGCAGCTGTGGTACCAGAGCTCCTGGTGAGGCAGAGCTTCTTGCTGCCCCGTATGGGCCTCATCACCTGCCATGACATACTGCCCCTGGAGGAGGATTCCCATGCCCTGCTGGTGCCCTACAGGCTGACACTGGTCTGCTTAGGGTTCCTCGTGCCATTTGTGACCTGTGCCTGGACCCATGTGGCGGTGGTGTGGCACCTGGTTCGCTCAGGCCTCGACTGGACACCCTTCATCAGGGTCAGTACACTGGTCTTCCTCATCTTTACTGTGTGTTTCGCTCCCAGTGGCATCCTCCATATTGCCCACTATGTGAGGCTGTCCACCAGTGGAGAGGACGGGATGTATGTTTACACCAGCGCTGCAGTGTGTCTGTGCTGTTTCCACAGCTGTCTGGACCCATTCCTGTGTGTGCTCATGTCCAGGACAACCGCCTCCAGACTACGCTTTGCTTCGCTCAGAAGGACACCTCAGAGACTTGCTGTTCCGGTgtag
- the LOC124036431 gene encoding proteinase-activated receptor 3-like isoform X1 — MANLLSGILFCLLVGLSLQDNEKKLKTKRTVPDVLKPKTFKGREYQSNCTAETGPPSLVPLSPGLDVRLEDPAAAYTTGLLSTRLIPSAYLLAMAVGIPSNAFILAFLRLRARSYSMAVLYLSLALSDLLLLLSLALRIHYHLNGNNWVFGEVACRIVTACFYCNVYCSAHTIACISLKRYLAVVRPFLYSRLPKKAWTLGASLGMWGLFGAAVVPELLVRQSFLLPRMGLITCHDILPLEEDSHALLVPYRLTLVCLGFLVPFVTCAWTHVAVVWHLVRSGLDWTPFIRLSGPIPVCAHVQDNRLQTTLCFAQKDTSETCCSGVETLSLCVCVCVCVCVCVCVCVCVCVCVCVCVCVCVCVCVCVCVCERKKADLKQCYSSDRLLQSFKTAAK, encoded by the exons atgGCAAACCTACTATCTGGGATACTCTTCTGTCTGTTGGTAGGACTCTCTCTCCAGGACAATG AGAAGAAACTCAAGACAAAAAGAACGGTCCCAGATGTGTTGAAACCAAAGACGTTCAAAGGCAGGGAATACCAGTCCAACTGTACAGCTGAGACAGGGCCCCCCAGCCTGGTCCCTCTGTCCCCTGGGCTGGATGTGAGGCTGGAGGACCCTGCAGCAGCCTACACCACGGGGCTCCTCAGCACCAGGCTCATCCCCTCAGCCTATCTCCTGGCCATGGCAGTGGGCATCCCCTCTAACGCTTTCATCCTGGCCTTCCTGAGGCTCCGGGCCAGGTCCTACTCCATGGCTGTCCTCTACCTGAGCTTGGCCCTCTCCGACCTGCTCCTTCTGCTCTCCCTGGCCCTCCGCATCCACTACCACCTCAACGGAAACAACTGGGTGTTCGGCGAGGTGGCCTGTCGCATCGTCACCGCCTGTTTCTACTGCAACGTCTACTGCTCTGCCCACACCATCGCGTGCATCAGCCTCAAGCGCTACCTGGCTGTGGTGAGGCCCTTCCTCTACAGTCGGCTGCCCAAGAAGGCCTGGACGCTGGGGGCAAGCCTGGGCATGTGGGGCCTGTTTGGAGCAGCTGTGGTACCAGAGCTCCTGGTGAGGCAGAGCTTCTTGCTGCCCCGTATGGGCCTCATCACCTGCCATGACATACTGCCCCTGGAGGAGGATTCCCATGCCCTGCTGGTGCCCTACAGGCTGACACTGGTCTGCTTAGGGTTCCTCGTGCCATTTGTGACCTGTGCCTGGACCCATGTGGCGGTGGTGTGGCACCTGGTTCGCTCAGGCCTCGACTGGACACCCTTCATCAGG CTGTCTGGACCCATTCCTGTGTGTGCTCATGTCCAGGACAACCGCCTCCAGACTACGCTTTGCTTCGCTCAGAAGGACACCTCAGAGACTTGCTGTTCCGGTgtagagactctctctctgtgtgtgtgtgtgtgtgtgtgtgtgtgtgtgtgtgtgtgtgtgtgtgtgtgtgtgtgtgtgtgtgtgtgtgtgtgtgtgtgtgtgtgtgtgtgtgtgtgtgtgtgtgtgtgtgtgtgtgagagaaagaaggCCGATTTAAAGCAATGCTATTCGAGTGATAGACTGCTGCAGAGTTTTAAAACAGctgcaaaataa